One genomic segment of [Phormidium] sp. ETS-05 includes these proteins:
- the hemJ gene encoding protoporphyrinogen oxidase HemJ → MAYLWFKAFHIIGFVAWFAGLFYLPRLFVYHIEADSHEPAAKAVLQTEYSRMENRLYKLIMMPAMIFTIIMAIGIIYTQPEMLKQTWLHAKIFFVLLLIGFHFYCGRLIRQLEAGTCTISGLQMRRINEIPTILLGLVVLLAIFKDSLPTDIAAWGTIAAVLVFAVVIQLYARKRREQQQQLDAAS, encoded by the coding sequence ATGGCTTATCTCTGGTTTAAGGCGTTCCATATTATTGGCTTTGTGGCTTGGTTTGCGGGACTATTTTATTTGCCTCGTCTGTTTGTTTATCACATTGAGGCGGACTCCCACGAGCCTGCAGCTAAGGCGGTTCTGCAAACTGAGTATAGCCGGATGGAAAATCGGCTCTACAAGTTGATTATGATGCCAGCGATGATATTTACCATCATTATGGCGATCGGGATTATTTACACCCAACCAGAAATGCTCAAGCAAACTTGGCTGCACGCTAAGATTTTCTTCGTATTACTGTTAATCGGGTTTCATTTCTACTGCGGGCGGCTGATTCGCCAACTAGAGGCGGGAACTTGTACCATTAGTGGTTTGCAAATGCGGCGGATTAATGAAATTCCCACGATTTTGCTCGGTCTGGTGGTGTTGTTGGCAATTTTCAAGGATAGTCTGCCCACAGATATCGCCGCTTGGGGGACGATCGCGGCTGTCTTGGTGTTTGCCGTTGTGATTCAACTTTATGC
- a CDS encoding NUDIX hydrolase, translated as MTMSDLDSFPVWQVQDRFLELHSRWLTLIGEHLRDGEGNLLEYWRVEKADSVIVLPIQDDSLIVLPPTYRPGLGRATIDFPGGRLLPGHPTETVATNILCRELAIVPEAIKELIPINFQVWAINSSFSNQKLYGFVAHLHSKSIVDSNPAKTYRMTQEGVQMLLQELTCLQCRAVFLEWWLNQGQA; from the coding sequence ATGACTATGAGTGATTTGGATTCATTTCCTGTTTGGCAAGTTCAAGACCGGTTTTTGGAACTGCATTCCCGATGGCTTACTTTGATTGGTGAGCATCTACGAGATGGAGAAGGCAATTTATTAGAATATTGGCGCGTGGAAAAGGCAGATTCCGTGATTGTGCTGCCAATCCAAGATGATTCTTTGATTGTGCTGCCTCCCACCTATCGGCCAGGTTTAGGACGGGCGACTATTGATTTTCCGGGGGGACGGTTACTGCCGGGACATCCAACCGAAACCGTAGCAACAAATATCCTATGTCGAGAATTGGCCATTGTCCCGGAGGCAATTAAGGAACTAATCCCCATCAATTTTCAGGTATGGGCGATAAATAGTTCTTTTTCCAATCAGAAGTTATATGGCTTTGTTGCCCATCTTCATAGTAAATCAATAGTTGATTCAAATCCCGCCAAAACTTACCGAATGACACAAGAGGGAGTGCAGATGCTTTTGCAAGAATTGACTTGTTTACAGTGTCGGGCTGTGTTTCTAGAATGGTGGTTGAATCAGGGGCAAGCCTAA
- a CDS encoding phosphoenolpyruvate carboxylase, producing MQLEVSQIPNSISSDILLRHRLKIVEDIWEAVLRQECGQELVELLGQMRSMCSPEGQASNILEPSVLKLVEQLELNDAIRAARAFALYFQLINIVEQQYEQNSQLASRNVVKSNAALETLSPQMPGSQGRHAGTFKALFPELRLLNVPPQQIQRLLDHLEIRLVFTAHPTEIVRHTLRTKQRRIAKILQKLDSAADPSDMVHPDGEVGAELLEELTEEVRLWWRTDELHQFKPTVLDEVDYALHYFTEVLFDTVPQLYLQLKKSLQASFPYLRPPRYNFCKFGSWVGADRDGNPSCTSEVTWKTACYQRQIVLEKYIQSVRLLQDQLSLSLHWSQVLPELLEVLEQDRLSMPEVYDGLAIRYRHEPYRLKLAYIMARLENTLKRNRRLSAEGGKFHLSEDNQRRLSEMQSANIYRSCSEFMAELRLIQRNLAATGLICREIETLICQVEVYGFHLTELDIRQESPRHCEAFNEIAAYLQILPKPYEELEEEVRVDWLVRELKTRRPLIPTDLPFSPTVRETIETFRVVRAIQQEFGQEICQTYIISMSHSASNLLEVLLLAKEAGLYDPATGISTLHVVPLFETVEDLKRAPAVMQQLFDLPLYLANLAGGYAALGGDSSASLTDAKESQAGGDTGSRVVRLPVGGTSNHKSGSIALQEVMLGYSDSNKDSGFLSSNWEIHKAQKDLQKVASSRGVVLRIFHGRGGSVGRGGGPAYEAILAQPNRTIEGRIKITEQGEVLASKYTLPDLALYNLESIATAVVKASLLGTGFDDIEAWNEIMEELARDSRAHYRALIYEQPDLVDFFHEVTPIQEISQLQISSRPARRASGKKDLGSLRAIPWVFSWTQTRFLLPAWYGVGTALQRFLQQEPVEHLKLLQYFYLKWPFFKMVISKVEMTLSKVDLQIAHYYVRELASRERLGRFEELFEAIADEYKLTRELVLKVTSQTRLLDGDPYLQRSVQLRNGTIVPLGLLQVSLLKRLRQHDQQQSSGAIQSRYSKGELLRGALLTLNGIAAGLRNTG from the coding sequence ATGCAGCTTGAAGTCAGCCAAATTCCAAATTCCATATCATCGGACATACTGCTGCGGCATCGCCTCAAAATAGTAGAAGACATCTGGGAAGCGGTACTCCGCCAAGAGTGCGGACAGGAGCTGGTAGAGCTGCTCGGCCAGATGCGATCGATGTGTTCTCCAGAAGGGCAAGCCTCGAACATCTTAGAACCCTCAGTGCTGAAGCTGGTAGAACAGCTAGAACTCAACGACGCCATTCGAGCAGCCAGGGCGTTCGCCCTATACTTTCAGCTCATCAACATTGTAGAACAGCAATACGAGCAGAACTCCCAGCTAGCTTCCCGCAATGTGGTTAAAAGCAACGCCGCCTTGGAAACCCTATCGCCACAGATGCCAGGGAGCCAAGGGCGGCACGCCGGGACTTTTAAAGCTCTATTTCCAGAATTGCGTCTGCTTAACGTGCCGCCGCAGCAAATCCAAAGACTGCTAGACCACCTGGAAATCCGCCTGGTGTTTACCGCCCACCCAACGGAAATCGTGCGCCACACCCTCCGTACTAAGCAGCGACGAATTGCCAAAATTCTGCAAAAATTGGACTCGGCGGCAGACCCCTCGGATATGGTACACCCAGATGGGGAGGTGGGGGCGGAACTGCTGGAGGAACTGACGGAGGAAGTTCGCCTCTGGTGGCGCACTGACGAGCTACATCAGTTTAAACCGACGGTTCTCGATGAAGTGGATTATGCCTTGCACTATTTTACCGAAGTGCTGTTCGATACCGTACCCCAACTGTATCTGCAGCTGAAAAAGAGCTTGCAAGCATCTTTCCCCTATTTGCGCCCCCCCCGCTACAATTTCTGTAAATTTGGCTCTTGGGTGGGTGCCGATCGCGATGGCAACCCCTCATGTACTTCGGAAGTCACCTGGAAAACTGCCTGCTATCAGCGCCAAATTGTTTTGGAAAAATATATCCAGTCGGTGCGTCTGCTCCAAGACCAGCTTAGTCTATCTCTACATTGGTCTCAGGTGTTGCCCGAGCTGCTGGAGGTTTTGGAACAAGACCGGCTCTCCATGCCAGAAGTTTACGACGGTTTGGCGATTCGCTACCGTCACGAACCCTACCGCTTGAAGCTGGCTTATATCATGGCACGTCTGGAAAATACCCTGAAACGGAATAGGCGTCTGTCGGCAGAAGGGGGCAAATTTCATCTGTCTGAAGACAACCAGCGGCGGCTTTCAGAAATGCAAAGCGCCAATATTTACCGCTCTTGCAGTGAATTTATGGCGGAGCTGCGCCTAATTCAGCGCAATTTGGCGGCTACGGGTCTGATTTGTCGGGAAATTGAAACTCTGATTTGCCAGGTGGAGGTTTATGGGTTTCATTTGACAGAGCTGGATATTCGCCAGGAGTCACCCCGGCACTGTGAGGCTTTTAATGAAATTGCTGCTTACTTGCAAATTTTGCCGAAGCCTTATGAAGAGCTGGAGGAAGAGGTGCGGGTTGATTGGTTGGTCAGAGAGCTAAAAACTCGGCGTCCTTTGATTCCCACGGATTTACCTTTCTCGCCGACGGTACGGGAGACAATTGAGACTTTCCGCGTCGTCCGAGCTATCCAGCAGGAGTTTGGCCAGGAAATCTGCCAGACTTACATTATTAGTATGAGCCACTCGGCGAGTAATTTACTGGAAGTGCTACTGTTGGCAAAAGAGGCTGGACTGTATGACCCGGCTACTGGTATTAGCACTTTGCATGTGGTGCCTCTGTTTGAAACGGTGGAAGACTTGAAGCGGGCCCCGGCGGTGATGCAGCAGTTGTTTGATTTACCTCTGTATTTGGCTAACTTAGCGGGTGGTTATGCGGCGTTGGGTGGTGACAGTTCGGCTTCGCTCACTGACGCAAAAGAGTCTCAAGCAGGCGGCGACACTGGCTCGCGAGTTGTGCGGTTGCCCGTCGGGGGCACCTCGAACCACAAAAGTGGGTCGATCGCCCTGCAAGAGGTGATGTTGGGTTATTCCGACAGTAACAAGGATTCGGGTTTCCTCAGCAGTAACTGGGAAATTCACAAGGCGCAAAAGGATCTGCAAAAGGTGGCTTCGTCTCGCGGCGTGGTGTTGCGCATTTTTCACGGTCGCGGCGGTTCTGTGGGGCGGGGCGGTGGACCGGCTTATGAGGCGATTTTGGCCCAGCCGAACCGGACGATCGAGGGGCGGATTAAGATTACCGAGCAGGGCGAGGTCTTGGCAAGTAAATATACCCTGCCGGATTTGGCTTTGTACAATCTCGAAAGTATCGCTACGGCGGTAGTGAAAGCTAGTTTGCTTGGTACTGGTTTTGATGATATCGAGGCTTGGAATGAAATTATGGAGGAATTGGCCCGAGACTCCCGGGCTCACTACCGGGCTCTGATTTACGAGCAACCGGATTTGGTGGATTTTTTCCACGAAGTTACTCCGATTCAGGAAATTAGCCAGTTGCAAATTTCTTCTCGTCCGGCTCGTCGGGCTTCGGGGAAAAAGGATTTGGGCAGTCTGCGGGCGATTCCCTGGGTGTTTAGTTGGACGCAAACTCGGTTTTTGCTTCCGGCTTGGTATGGTGTGGGTACGGCTTTGCAACGGTTTTTGCAGCAAGAACCGGTGGAACATCTCAAGTTACTGCAATATTTCTATCTCAAGTGGCCATTTTTTAAGATGGTCATTAGTAAGGTAGAGATGACTCTTTCTAAGGTGGATTTGCAAATTGCTCACTATTATGTGCGGGAACTGGCTAGCCGGGAACGCTTAGGGCGGTTTGAGGAGTTGTTTGAGGCCATAGCGGATGAGTATAAGCTGACGCGGGAGCTAGTGCTGAAGGTGACGAGTCAAACCAGGCTGTTGGATGGCGACCCGTATTTACAGCGTTCCGTGCAGTTGCGCAATGGCACGATCGTGCCCTTGGGTTTGTTGCAAGTTTCTCTGCTCAAGCGGTTACGCCAACACGACCAGCAGCAATCTTCTGGGGCAATTCAATCCCGTTATAGCAAGGGGGAATTACTGCGGGGGGCGCTATTGACTCTCAATGGTATCGCCGCTGGTTTGCGCAATACCGGTTGA